A window of Cellulosimicrobium protaetiae genomic DNA:
CCGCGACCAACGGCGGGGCCACCGTGACCGCGACGGCCGACGCGACGGGCGTCGTCGCCGAGACGAACGAGGGCAACAACACCGGCACGCTCGCCGTGACCGTCGGACGCGGCGCCGCCGTCCCGTACACGACGTACGAGGCGGAGGACGGCCAGTACACCGGCACGCTGCTCCAGACCGACGCGGTGCGCACGTTCGGGCACACGAACTTCGCGACCGAGTCGTCGGGCCGTGAGTCCGTGCGCCTGACCAGCGCGGGCCAGTACGTCCAGTTCACCTCGACCAACGCGACGAACTCGATCGTCGTGCGCAACTCGATCCCCGACGCCCCCGGCGGCGGGGGACAGGAGAAGACGATCAGCCTCTACGCGGACGGCCAGTTCGTGCAGAAGCTGACGCTCTCGTCCAAGCACGCCTGGCTCTACGGCACGACCGACCAGCCCGAGGGCCTGGTCAACACCCCGGGCGGCGACGCACGCCGCCTCTTCGACGAGTCGCACGCGCTGCTCGGCCGGTCGTTCCCCGCGGGCACGGTGTTCAAGCTCCAGCGCGACGCAGGCGACGACGCGGCGTTCTACGTCATCGACCTCGTCGAGCTGGAGCAGGTCGCCCCGCCGCTGGCGAAGCCCGCGGGGTGCACGTCGATCACCGAGTACGGCGCCGTGCCGAACGACGGGCTCGAGGACACGGCCGCCATCCAGGCCGCCGTCACCGCGAACCAGAACGGCGACATCGACTGCGTGTGGATCCCGGCGGGGCAGTGGCGCCAGGAGAAGAAGATCCTCACCGACGACCCGCTCAACCGCGGCATGCACAACCAGGTGGGCATCCGCGACGTGACGATCCGCGGTGCGGGCATGTGGCACTCGCAGCTCTACAGCCTCATCCCGCCGCACCTCGCCCCGGGCGTCATCAACCACCCGCACGAGGGCAACTTCGGGTTCGACATCGACGACAACACCCAGATCTCCGACCTCGCGATCTTCGGCTCCGGGACGATCCGCGGCAACAACGCCCAGGAGGAGGGCGGCGTCGGGCTCAACGGCCGCTTCGGCAAGAACACGAAGATCACCAACGTGTGGATCGAGCACGCGAACGTCGGCGTGTGGGTCGGGCGCGACTACTCCAACATCCCGGAGCTGTGGAACCCGGGCGACGGGCTGGTCTTCTCCGGCATGCGGATCCGGAACACCTACGCGGACGGCATCAACTTCAGCAACGGGACGCGCAACTCGACGGTGGTGAACTCGACGTTCCGCAACACCGGCGACGACGCGCTCGCCGTCTGGGCCAACCCGTACGTCAAGGACCGGGCCGTGGACATCGGCCACTCCAACACGTTCCGCAACAACACCGTCCAGCTCCCGTGGCGTGCCAACGGCATCGCGATCTACGGCGGCTACGACAACTCGATCGAGAACAACCTCGTCTACGACACCATGAACTACCCCGGCATCATGCTGGCGACCGACCACGACCCCCTGCCGTTCTCGGGGACGACGCTCATCGCCAACAACGGGCTCTACCGCACCGGCGGGGCGTTCTGGAACGAGGACCAGGAGTTCGGCGCGATCACGATCTTCCCGCAGACGCACGACATCGTCGGCGTCACCATCCGCGACACCGACATCGTCGACTCCACGTACGACGGCATCCAGTTCAAGAACGGTGGCGGGAACATGCCGGACGTGAAGATCACGAACGTGCGGATCGACCAGTCCAACAACGGTTCCGGCATCCTCGCGATGGGCGGCGCCCGCGGCAACGCGATCCTCTCGAACGTGACCGTCACGAACTCGCGCGACGGCGACGTCGCGAAGGAGCCCGGCTCGCAGTTCACGTTCACGGGCCAGTAGCAGGCACGCCTCGGCCCGCCCTCGCGGCGCCGAACACGACGTGGGGGTCGCTATCCGCCGGATAGCGGCCCCCAGGTCGTTCTCGGGGGCGGGGAACGTCGTGCTCGACGGCGGGCCGCCGGCTCTGGCCGTCAGCCACGGTCACACCGGGGTCACCAGGTGCCGGGGATGTGCCGTCTTCCACGACGTCCTGGTCCGGCACAGACTCGGAGCATGACGCACCAGACGCACGAGTTCGACGACCTCCGGGCCGAGTTCGACGCCACCGTCGGGCGGACCGTCTACGCGACCATGGTCACGGTGGACGCGCAGAACCGGCCGCGCACCCGTGCCCTCATCCCCGTGTGGGAGGTGGTCGACGGCGCCCCGCTGGGCTGGCTCGCGACGTACCGCACGCCGCGGAAGGCCGCACCGGCCCCGCACCGGAACGGCGAGCCTGGTGCTGTGGGGTATCCGATGGGCGAGGGCGTGCAGGTCGCGGACTCATCGCACCCGGGCTCGCGTGCGGTCGGCGTGTCGATGTGCGTGCCCGACTCATCCATGTTCGGGTGGAACGGATGACTTCGCGATCGATGACGACACGAGCTGTCCGCGCCGCCACCTCCTCGCTGGCGGCGATCCTCCTTCTCGGCGGCCTCCCCGCTGTCGCGGCCGCGGGCCCGGGAGGTGACTCACCCTCCTCGGCCGGGGGCGCGCCGTCGGGCGTGGCGGCCACGGGCCCGACGGCGGTCGGCCAGGTCGACGCGCCCGTGCCGCAGATCGCGTGGGGGCCGTGCGAGGGCGACGGCGTCGAGGCGTTCGAGTGCGCGAGCGTCGAGGTCCCGACCGACTACGACAACCCGCAGGGCCGGACGACGACGATCGGTCTGACGCGGCTGCCCGCGACCGACGCGGACGCACGTATCGGGAGCCTCTTCACCAACTTCGGGGGACCGGGAGGCCCGGGCGTCGAGACGCTGCACCTGCTCGGCGGTTCGCTGTTCGACGACGACGTGCTCGCCCGGTTCGACGTCGTCGGGTTCGACCCGCGCGCCGTGGGGACGTCCGACCCCGCGACGTGCTTCCGCGACGCCGAGCGCGAGAGCGCGTTCCTGGCAGGCCTCCCCGCATTCCCGGTCGACGACCGCGAGGAGATCCGCTACCTCGGGCAGATGGCCGCGTTCGGGGCGTCCTGCACGGTCTTCTCGGGCGACCGCATCGCGCACTCGTCGACGGCGAACGTCGCGCGCGACATGGACCTGCTGCGCCAGGCCGTGGGGGACGAGCAGCTCAGCTATGTCGGCTACTCGTACGGCACCGTGCTCGGCGCGACGTACGCCGCGCTGTTCCCCGACCGCGTCCGCGCGATGGTGCTCGACGGCACGATGGACGTCGACGCGTGGTCCGGGGTCGGGTCGCGCGAGCTCGTCGGGGCGCGCATCGGCCAGGCCGCGGGGGCGACGGAGACGTTCGACGAGTTCGCACGGCTGTGCGGCGAGGCCGGGCAGACGGGCTGCGCGCTCGCGTCGCTCGGCGACCCGGCCGAGGTCGTCGAGGCCACGTACGCCGCGCTGCGCGAGGCGCCGGTCGACGTGCCGATGCCGGACGGGACGTCGGTGCCGATCGGCTACCCGGACACGGTCGCGCTCGTCTTCCAGTACCTCTACGAGCCAGTCGCGTGGGGCGACCTGGACCTGACGCTCGCGTCGCTCGCGGTGCTGAGCGGCGCCGTCGAGCCGCCGCCCGCCCCCGAGCAGCAGCCGCGCGCGACGAGCACGCTGCCGTCGCTCGGCGAGCTCCTGCGCCGTGCCGGGTTCGCCGAGGACTACGCCTCGGTGGGCGGTGCGCTCGCGAGCCTGTGCGTCGACACGACGACGCCCGGCCGCCCGTGGGAGTACCCCGCCAAGGTCGACGCGCTCGACGCGCAGTACCCGCACTTCGGCCGCTTCCGCGGGTGGGTGGGCGTGCAGTGCGAGTTCGTCCCGGTCGAGGACCGCGACGCGTTCACCGGGCCGTGGGACCAGACGACGGACGCGCCCGTCCTCGTGGTCGGCACCCGGTTCGACCCGGCGACGCCCTACGGGTTCACGCAGCCGTACGCCGACCGCTGGCCGGACGCGCGCGTGCTCACGGTCGAGGGCTGGGGCCACACGATCATCGGCAAGAGCGCGTGCGCCGACGCCGCGGTCGCGCGCTACCTGGTGGACCTCGACGCGACCGACGGCGCGACGTGCGCGCAGGACGTCGTGCCGTTCCAGGGCCCGTCCGTGCCGCTCGGAGAGGCGATGCGACTCCCGGTGACGTGACCTGATGCGCGGCTCCTCGGTGGCGTCGTCGGACGCTCCCGAGGAGCTGCCCTCAGCGGGACGGCAGCCGGTCGGCGACGGGTTCGGGAGCCGACGGGGCGGCGTCCTCCACGAAGCGCGGGCGGCACGCGAACCAGCCGCCGACCACGCCGGGGACGGCGGTCGCGGCGAGCACGAGGAGCGGGACGGACCACGACCCGGTCGCCTCGCGCAGCAGGCCGAGGCCGATCGGGCCGAGGCACGCGAGCGCGTACCCGATCCCCTGGACGAAGCCCGAGACTGCCGAGGCGGACTGCGGCGTCCTGGTCCGCCGGTTGATGAGGGTCATGCACAGGGGGAACGTGCTCACCCCGATCCCGAGCGCGCACATCCACAGCACGGTGCCGTCGAGCGGGGACAGGAGCAGGCCGAGGTACCCGGCCACGAGGACGACCGCGCACACGACGACCACGACGAACGGGTTCGCCATCCGCGTGGCCAGGTGCGGCACGACCAGCGCGGCGGCCATGCCCCAGGCGGAGTAGAGGGCGACCATGGTGCCGCCGAGCGCGGCGCTGCCGCCCGCGTCGGTGAGGACGGCCGGGACCCAGGGGATGATCCCGTAGTTGGACCACGAGATCGCCGCGAAGAGGACCACGAGACCCCAGACGGTCGACGACCGGCCGATCCGCGGCCTCGTCCCGGACGCGGCGGTGGCGGCGGGCGCGTGGTGGTCGGCGGGGAGCCGGGTCGCCAGGACGAGCCAGACGACGGCGGCCAGCGCCGCGGGGCCGGCCCAGATCCCGACGGAGAACCGCCAGGTCGTCGCCTCGGCGACCGGGACGGCCAGGAGCGGGGCGACGAACTGCCCGGTCTGCATGAGGATCAGGTAGAGCGACGTCCACAGCGCGATCCGGTCGGGGAACCAGGCCTTCACCAGGGGGACGATCACGACGTTCGCGGCTCCGATCCCGGCGAGGGCGAGCACGGTCGACGCCACGAGCAGCGTGGTCGTGGGCGAGAGCGCCCGCAGCACGAGCGAGAGCGCGGTCAGGCCCAGCGCCACCGCCGCGGTGCGCTCGAGCCCGAACCGCCTCGTCACCACCGGGGCCAGGAACCCGAAGAGACCGAACGACACCGCGGGCACGGTGCCGAGCAGCCCGGCCACCGCCACGCCGTAGCCGAGGTCCGCGCCGATGGTCTCCAGGAGCGGGGTGAACCCTGTGACGGCCGTCCGGAGGTTGACCGCCGTCAGCGCGACGGCGAGACCGGCCCAGAGGGCCTGACGGCCGCGGTCCACGGGGACGCGCGAGGGGGAGAGGGTCGCCACGCTAAACTCCGGTGTCAGGTCGGCCGATGATGGGATCATGGGATGAATCGAGAGCAGTCTGGCACGCGAGAGCCGATGCGTCGAGTAGGGCTCATCGACCAGGCGGCGGCACGCTTCCGCGAGGAGGTGATCTCCGGGCGCTGGCCGGTCGGCGAGCGGATCCCGACCGAGGTCGCACTCGTCTCGGAGTTCGGCATCGGGCGCAACACGGTCCGCGAGGCCCTCCAGTCGCTGGTGCACGCCGGCCTGCTGCGCCGCGAGCAGGGCCGCGGCACGTTCGTCATCTCCCGCTCCGAGCTGACCGGCACGCTCGAACGCCAGCTCGCCGGCGGCAGCCGCCGCCACTACCTCGAGCTGCGCCTCGCCCTCGACAGCACCGCGGCCGCGCTCGCCGCCGCGAGCCGCACGGACGCCGACGTCGCGCTGCTGCGCGAGCTGCGCGACCGCCGAGAGGCGGCGTGGTCCGACGACCCCGACGCGCGCGCGAGCGCCGACCTCGACCTGCACCGCGCGATCGTGGAGGCGACGCACAACCCGCTGTACGTGACGCTGTACTCGAGCATGCTCGACGTCTTCGCCGTCCACATGCGCGACGACGAGAGCGGGGACGTGGACGCGGCGCACCGCCGCCACCACGAGCTCGTCGAGGCGATCGCCGACGCCGACGCCGACCGTGCCGCCGCGTCGGTGGCCGCCATCATGGACCCGTTCCTGCGCTGAACGGCGACGTGGCCGATCCGCGCTCGCAGCCGGCCGGCGGTCAGCCTGCGGTCGATCCAGGCGGAGTGCCCGCGGTCAGTCCAGGCAGAACTCGTTGCCCTCGACGTCCTGCATGACGATGCACGACTCGTTCTCCTCGTCCGCGACCATCACGCGCACGCACGTCGCGCCGAGCGCGAGGAGCCGGTCGCGCTCTGCCACGAGCGTCGCGAGGCGCTCGGCACCCACGAGCCCGGTGCCGACGCGGACGTCGAGGTGCACCCGGTTCTTGACGACCTTGCCCTCGGGGACGCGCTGGAAGAACAGCCGCGGGCCGACGCCGGTCGGGTCGCTGCACGCGAACCATGCGTCCCGCTGCTCGGGCGGGAGCGCGGCGTTCGCGTCGTCCCAGGTGTCGAACCCGTCCGGGGGCGACGGCGGGACGTAGCCGAGCACCTCGCACCAGAACCGGGCGACACGCTCCGGCTGTGCGCAGTCGAACGTGACCTGGACATGCCTGACCGTCGTCGTCATCCCGCCACCCTAGGCGTGCGGGTGCTCCCGCTCGGAGGGCATTTCCGGCTCCGTCGCGTCCGCCACCGTCGCGTCCGCCACCGCCGCGGTCGGTGTCGCGGGGAACGTGCGTCGCGCGACGAGGACCACCACGAGCGCGGCGGCGACGATCCCCGCCCCGACGAACGGGACGACGTCGAGCCCGGACCGTGCGAGCACGAGCGCGCCGAGCGCGGCGCCCCCGCCGATGCCGACGTTCGACGTCGCGTTGACGAGTGCCCCGGTGAGGTCCGGCGACGCGCCGTGCGCGCGGATGGCCGCGGCCTGGAACACCGGCGCGACCGCGCCGAACCCCGCGCTCCACACCCCGATCGCGACGAGCACCCCGACGGTCGCGGGGAACGCCAGTCCCACCGCGAGCATGCCCGCCACGACGGCGACCAGCGTGACGACCGTCGTCCGGCGCGGCCGGTGGTCGAGGCGTGCGGCGGCGAACGCCGTGCCGACGAGCCCGAGCGCCCCGAGCACGAGGAGCGCCGGGCCGAGCGCCGACTCCTGCAGGCCCGCGCCCAGGAGCAGGAGCGACACGAACGTGTAGACCGTGTACTGGCCCAGGTACACGAGGGAGTTGGTGGTCGTGGCCACCGCGAGCGCGGAGCGCCGGCTCGCGCTCGTCGCGTCCGACGGCGGAGCGCCGCCCCCCGGCACGGGCGGCAGCAGGAACGCGATGAGCACGGTGGCGAGCGCGCACGCTCCCGCGAGGACGCCGAACGCGGGACGCCAGCCGATCGCGGTGCCGAGCGTCGTCGTGAGCGGGACGCCGAGCACGAACCCGACGGCCGCGCCCGCGGTGACGAGCGAGAGCGCGCGCCCCGTGAGGTGCGGCAGCACGAGTCGCGACGCGTACCCGATGCTCACGGAGAAGAACACCGCGTGCGACGCGCCGCCCAGGGCCCGCGCCGCCGCGACGACAGCGAACGTCGGCGCGACGGCGACGAGCACGTTGCTCACGGTGTAGAGCCCGAGCGTCGTCAGGAGCAGGCCCTTGCGCGGGAGCCGGGCCGTCCCGAGCGTCAGCGGCACGGCGAGCGCCGCGACCATGACCGCGTACGCCGTCACGAGCAGCCCTGCGACGGACTCCGTGACGTCCAGGTCCGCGCTGAGGAGGGGCAGCAGCCCGACGGGCACGAGCTCGGTCGTGATCGCCACGAACGTCGCGAGGCCCAGGGCGACGATGCCGCCCATCGCCTCGCGGATCGTGCCGGGTCGGAAGGGGGCGGTCATGCGTCCGTCTCGGCCTGCAGGGGAGCGGGGTGGTCGAGGGCGACAGCGCGCAGCATGCTCCCACCCTAGGAGGACGGCGCCGCCGCAGGCTGGGCCACGGCCTGCTCGGCGGCGCGGCTGACCTGCTCCCACGCGGCCCAGGTCTCGAGGCGCTGGGCCGTGACGTGCTGAGCGACGTCGTAGACCATGCTGCCCAGGAGCAGGCGCAGCGGCGGGTCGTCGCTGTCGACGAGCGTGAGCATCGCCTCGGCGGCGAGCCGCGGGTCGCTGTCCACGGACCCGTCGGCCCACTGGCGCTCGAGCTCGGCGCGCAGGGGCGCGTACGGCTCGGCCGGGGTGGTCGAGGCCATGCTCGTGTACAGGTCGGTCCAGTAGCCGCCGGGCTGCACGACGGTGACCTTCACGCCGAACGACGCGGCCTCCGCCGCGAGGGCCTCGCTCATGCCCTCGAGCGCGAACTTGCTCGCGCTGTACAGCCCCGTGCTGGGGAAGCCGCCGAGCGCGGCGATGCTCGAGACCTGCAGCAGGTGCCCGGAGCCCTGCGTGCGCAGGTGCGGCAGCACGGCCTGGCTGACCCAGAGGACGCCGAAGAAGTTGACCTCGAGCTGGGCGCGGGCCTCGGCCTCGGTGAACTCCTCGACCATGCCCATCGACAGGGTGCCGGCGTTGTTCACGACGACGTCGAGCCGGCCGAAGCGCTCGACGGCGGCCGCCACCGCGGCGTCGACCGCGCCCTTGTCGGTGACGTCCAGCGTCAGCGCGAGGACGCGGTCGTGGTGCCGGGCGTCGAACGCGTCGGCGCTCGCGGTCCGAGCGGCGGCGACGACCTGGTCGCCGCGCTCGAGCGCGGCGACGGCGAGCGCGTGCCCCAGGCCGCGGCTCGCGCCGGTGATGAACCACGTGCGGGGAGAGGGGGAGGCGTGGCGCAAGGTGTGTGCTCCTCTGGTGAGACGAGACGTTGCGTCTCGTTGTGAGGACGAACGTAGAGCATGTCCGCGCCGCTGGCAATACGCAACGTCTCGTCTCGGGACGGACTAGGCTGAGCGCATGTCGACCCCCGACCCCGCGCGCCGCAACGAGACCTCACGCCGCGCCGTCCTGGTGGCCACGCTCGACCTCCTTCAAGAGGTGCCCTACGCGCGACTGAGCATCGAGGGCATCGCGACGCGCGCCGGCGTCGGCAAGCAGACGATCTACCGCTGGTGGCCCTCGAAGGCCGCCGTCCTGTTCGACGCGTTCCTCCTCCTCAGCGAGGCGGGGGAGGGCGAGGCGCCGATGCTCCCCGACACCGGAGACCTCCGGGCCGACCTCACCGCCGTCCTCCGGGCGACCGTCGCCGAGCTGAACGACCCCCGTCTCGCCGAGCCGATGCGCGCGCTCGCCACCGAGGTCGCGCACGACGAGGCGCTCGCCGCGGCGTACCACGAGCGCCTCGACGCCCCGCTCCGCGAGGCGAAGCGCGCGCGGCTGCGCAGCGCGCAGGAGGCCGGCGAGCTGTCGGCCGACCTCGACCTCGACGTCGCGGCCGACATCATCTGGGGTCCCGTGCTGAACCGGTGGCTCCAGCGCAGCTGCCCCCTCAACGACGAGTACGTCGACGCGCTCGTCGACACCGCGCTCCGCGGGATGCAGCGGCGCGCCGAGGCGTCCTGACGCCGTGCGCGTGGAACCGGTGACCGAGGACGTCCTCGTGGACCGGGTCGTGGACCTCGTCCTCGGGCTCCCCCGCGGCGGCGCACCGGGGCCCGACGGCGCGGTGCGGCTCCTCGTCGACGGTCACCCGTCGACGCACCCCGAGGCGCTCGCGGACCTGCTCGTCGCCCCGCTGCGTGCGGCCGGACGACCGGTCGTGCGGGTGCGCGTCCGGGACTTCTGGCGCCCCGCGTCGCTGCGGCTCGAGCACGGGCGGGAGGACCCGGACGCGCTGCTCGACGCGTGGATCGACGTGGCAGGGCTCAACCGCGAGGTCCTCGACGCCGTCGGCCCGGGCGGGTCCGGGCGCTACGTGCCGAGCCTGCGCGACCCCGCGACGAGCCGGTCCACGCGCGCGGCGTACGTCGACGCGGAGCCAGGGCTCGTCGTCGTGCTCGACGGCGCGCTCGCCCTCGGCCGCGGGCTCGCCGTCGACCTCGCCGTCCACCTGGCGCTGCGCGCTCCGACGCTCGCGCGCCGCACCGCGCCCGAGGACGCCTGGACGCTCGACGCGTACGCGCGCTACGAGCGAGAGGTGCGCCCCGCGGAGGTCGCCGACGTCGTCGCCCGGGTCGACGACGCGCGGCACCCCGCGCTCGTGATGCGCTGACACCCCTGCGCGAGGACCGCACGCTCACGACCGTCGGCAGGGCGGCGCGCGCTCAGCGCGGCAGGTGCGTCTCGACGAGGTCGACGATCGCCGGGTCGTCGGGCAGCGTGCGGGGGCGGAAGCGGTGCACCTCGCCGCCGGGCACGACGACGAACTTCTCGAAGTTCCACGTGACGCGACCGGCCTTGCCCTCGGCGTCCTCGGCCTTCTTCAGCTCCTGGTACAGCGGGTGGGCGTGGCGGCCGTTGACGCGCACGCGGTCGACCACCGGGAACGTCACGCCGTACGTGAGCGAGCAGAACTCCTGGATCGCCTCGTTCGTGCCGAGCTCCTGGAGGAACTGGTTGCTCGGGAACCCGATGACGGTGAACCCGCGGTCGCGGTACTTCTCCTGCATCGCCTCGAGCGTCGCGTACTGCGGCGCGAGACCGCACCGCGACGCGACGTTCACGACGAGCACGACGTCGTCCGAGTGCTCGCGCAGGGTGTGCGTCGTCCCGTCCATGGCGTCGAACGGGATGTCGTACAGGCTCATGCGGGGATCTCCTGACGGTCGGACGGAGGTGGCTCGCCTCCCATCCTGCACCCGACGGCGCCCGAGATGTGAAGATGTCGGGTCGACGTCGCGCCCGCGGTCGCCGCGGAGCACCCGGCCCACAAGACTCGCCTCATGGCCACCCCGGACCTGGACGACCCCACCACGGACGGCACGTCGCGCCTCGGGCGCGCGGTCGTCGGCGTGGTCGTGGGGATCGCGATCTTCGCGTTCGTGGGGGTCGTGGGGTACTTCCTCTTCGTGTCGTACGCGATGCAGCAGTGGGCGGACTCGTACGACTCCCCGCAGCCCCAGGTCACGGCGACGGCCGAGGACACGACCGCCGTCGGGACGGAGACCGGGCTCGACGCGTCCAACGAGGCGTACCGGCAGCGGGCGGGCACGCCCGAGAGCGACGCCGAGGCCGCGCTCTCGGTCCCCGCGGTCCAGGCTGCGCTCGACCCCGTCGCGGACGGGACCGCGGTCGACGGCGACGAGGTCTGGGACGCTCTCGTCGCCGCGGGCTTCGAGCACGTGCAGACCTCCGACCGGACGGCGAGCGGAGAGGTCTCGCCGGTCGTGGGCGTGGGCGTGTCCGTCCCCGGCGGCTGCGTGTACGGGGCGGTCGCGCCCGACGCCGTCACGCTCGACGCGGGCGGACCGATCGCCGACGGCGGGTGCCTGGAGATGCCGTCGCACTGACGCCCTCACGGATGCCCCGCGGTTGCGGGGCCCTGACGTCCGAGACCGACTGACGGTGGGTCGATCTCGCGGCCTGCGGGTCGACCTGGGTACGGTCAGCGGGGCGGGCGACGTGGCCCGCGCGGCTGACGGAGGACGAGACATGCGGATCGAGGGCACGGTCGCCCTGGTGACGGGAGGGGCCTCGGGCCTCGGGCGCGCGACGGCGGAGGGCCTGGTCGCGGCGGGCGCGCAGGTGGTCCTGGCGGACCTCGCGTCGTCCGACGGCTTCGTGGTCGCCGACGCGCTCGGTGACGCCGCACGGTTCGTCCCCACGGACGTGACGAGCGAGGACGACGTCGCGCGCGCGCTCGACGCGGCGGACGACCTCGGCGGCGCGCGCGTCGTCGTGAGCTGCGCCGGGATCGTGCACGCGCAGCGCGTGATCGGGAAGTCCGGCGTGCACGCCCTGGACGCGTTCCGGCGCGTCGTGGACGTCAATCTCGTGGGGACGTTCAACGTCGTCCGCCTCGCGGCGGAGCGCATGCTCGCGCTCGATCCCCTCGGTCCGGACGGGCCCGACCCCGAGGGGGAGGAGCGCGGCGTCGTGGTGCAGACCGCGTCCGTCGCGGCGTTCGACGGGCAGGTCGGGCAGGCCGCCTACGCGGCCTCGAAGGCGGGCGTCGCGGGCCTCACGCTGCCGCTCGCGCGCGACCTCGCGCAGCACCGGATCCGCGTCATGACCATCGCGCCGGGCATCTTCCGCACCCCGATGATGGCGTCGCTGCCCGAGGCCGCGCAGGAGTCGCTCGGCGCCCAGGTGCCGCACCCGAGCAGGCTCGGGCGGCCGGAGGAGTACGCGCACCTGGTGCGCGCGATCGTCGAGAACCCGATGCTGAACGGCGAGGTGGTCCGCCTCGACGGCGCGATCCGGATGGCGCCGCGCTGACCGCGTCACCCCGACGCGCCGCACGGACCGCGGGCGGCCGCCCGCACGAGAGGAGAGGACGATGCCGCCGTACACGACGGCGACCGACTTCCGCGCCGACCTGCTCGCGCGCGCCACCGCGGCCCAGCGCCGCGCCTACACGCGGTACTTCCCCGGCGACGACACGCTCGCCGGCGTGCGCATGGGAGACGTGTTCACGCTCGCGAAGAGCGCGCTCGAGATGCCCGTCGACCAGATCGAGCTGCTGCTCGAGGACCGCGTCCACGAGGTCCGCGCCGGAGGCTGCTCGATCATGGGCAAGTCGGCGACGGCTCGCCGCGTGACCGTCGAGCGGCACGCGGAGCTCGTCGAGCTGTTCCTGCGCCGCCACGACCGGATCGACACGTGGGACCTCGTGGACCTCACCGCGTACCAGGTGCTCGGGTCGTGGCTCCTCGACCGGCCGCGCGACGTCCTCGACGACCTCGCGCGCGCCCCGGACTGGCCGCGGCGTCGCTCCGCGATCGTCGCGACGGCCGCGTTCCTGCGGCGCGGGCAGGTCGACGACACGTTCCGGCTCTCGGAGGTGCTCGTCGACGACCCGGAGCACTACGTGCAGAAGGGCGTCGGGTGGATGCTGCGCCACGCGGGCGACGTCGAGCCCGAGCGGCTGCGCGCGTTCCTCGAGGAGCACGCCGCGACGATGCCGCGCGACGTGCTGCGTGCCGCGGTGGAGAAGCTGCCGCCCGCCGAGCGCAAGGAGTGGCTCGCGCGCTGACCCCGGCCGGTCGGGCGGGGGCGGGTCGCGAGCCTGGTCGCGGCCCCGGTCGCGGGGTCGGGGCGACGGCGCGACGCTGGGACGGCGGGCGTGCTCGCGTCCCGCGGACCGGAGGGACGGCGGCATGCATGCCGGACGACGTGAGCGACGTGAGTGACGCGGAGCACCGCGCGACCTTTGCGGGGATCCTGCGCGCGTGGGGCGACGCGCTCGTCGCGAACGACCCCGCCGCGATCGACGCGTTCGTCGAGCCCGGCTGGGTGCTCGTCGGCACGGACGGGAACGCGCAGGAGCGCGACGGCTTCCTCGCGGTCGTCGCGTCGGGCGAGCTCGTGCACACGGAGATGTCGTCCGAGCTCGTCGCGGCGAGCGTGCACGACGACGTCGCCGTCACCCTCGCGCGCGGCGTCTCCGCGGGCACGTGGCGGGGGACGCCGTTCCGTGACGTGGAGTGGTCGGTCGACACGTTCGTCCGGCGCAGGGCCGCCTGGCGCTGCGTCCACAC
This region includes:
- a CDS encoding MFS transporter is translated as MATLSPSRVPVDRGRQALWAGLAVALTAVNLRTAVTGFTPLLETIGADLGYGVAVAGLLGTVPAVSFGLFGFLAPVVTRRFGLERTAAVALGLTALSLVLRALSPTTTLLVASTVLALAGIGAANVVIVPLVKAWFPDRIALWTSLYLILMQTGQFVAPLLAVPVAEATTWRFSVGIWAGPAALAAVVWLVLATRLPADHHAPAATAASGTRPRIGRSSTVWGLVVLFAAISWSNYGIIPWVPAVLTDAGGSAALGGTMVALYSAWGMAAALVVPHLATRMANPFVVVVVCAVVLVAGYLGLLLSPLDGTVLWMCALGIGVSTFPLCMTLINRRTRTPQSASAVSGFVQGIGYALACLGPIGLGLLREATGSWSVPLLVLAATAVPGVVGGWFACRPRFVEDAAPSAPEPVADRLPSR
- a CDS encoding alpha/beta hydrolase, which codes for MTTRAVRAATSSLAAILLLGGLPAVAAAGPGGDSPSSAGGAPSGVAATGPTAVGQVDAPVPQIAWGPCEGDGVEAFECASVEVPTDYDNPQGRTTTIGLTRLPATDADARIGSLFTNFGGPGGPGVETLHLLGGSLFDDDVLARFDVVGFDPRAVGTSDPATCFRDAERESAFLAGLPAFPVDDREEIRYLGQMAAFGASCTVFSGDRIAHSSTANVARDMDLLRQAVGDEQLSYVGYSYGTVLGATYAALFPDRVRAMVLDGTMDVDAWSGVGSRELVGARIGQAAGATETFDEFARLCGEAGQTGCALASLGDPAEVVEATYAALREAPVDVPMPDGTSVPIGYPDTVALVFQYLYEPVAWGDLDLTLASLAVLSGAVEPPPAPEQQPRATSTLPSLGELLRRAGFAEDYASVGGALASLCVDTTTPGRPWEYPAKVDALDAQYPHFGRFRGWVGVQCEFVPVEDRDAFTGPWDQTTDAPVLVVGTRFDPATPYGFTQPYADRWPDARVLTVEGWGHTIIGKSACADAAVARYLVDLDATDGATCAQDVVPFQGPSVPLGEAMRLPVT
- a CDS encoding CARDB domain-containing protein is translated as MRTPWKHTVVAGAALALVAPLGVVAVAHAADATNLALGKPIAASSVTQTYVAGNANDGNAGSYWEGAGGQYPSHLTVDLGAEADVDRVVVTLPPPSVWSSRTQTFSVLGRSDGETAFRTLKASAAYGFDPASGNKVEIPLDAEVDEVRLAFTANTGAGNGQVSELQVWGTPTGGTDPTDPTDPTDPTGTNYAKNRPATASSAEWQFVAGNAVDGSATTYWEGAGGQYPSTLDVALAAPTQLSSVRVRLNPDAAWGPRTQTFSVWGRTGTGAWQELKASAGYAFAPGSGNLVDVPVTGTATDVRLRFTGNTGAGNGQVAELEVYGAPAPNPNLTVTAVTASPASPTATTPVTLTATVKNTGDRASSATTLDGKLGGSTAGSAAVAALQPGASAQVQVAAGTRPAGEYTMGAVVDPANTVAEQNETDNAFTATAKLVVGEAPGPDLEVVSVSSNPANPAVGSAVTFSVQVRNRGNQPVAAGSVTRVVAGSTTLNGTTPAVAAGATVTVTPSGTWTATNGGATVTATADATGVVAETNEGNNTGTLAVTVGRGAAVPYTTYEAEDGQYTGTLLQTDAVRTFGHTNFATESSGRESVRLTSAGQYVQFTSTNATNSIVVRNSIPDAPGGGGQEKTISLYADGQFVQKLTLSSKHAWLYGTTDQPEGLVNTPGGDARRLFDESHALLGRSFPAGTVFKLQRDAGDDAAFYVIDLVELEQVAPPLAKPAGCTSITEYGAVPNDGLEDTAAIQAAVTANQNGDIDCVWIPAGQWRQEKKILTDDPLNRGMHNQVGIRDVTIRGAGMWHSQLYSLIPPHLAPGVINHPHEGNFGFDIDDNTQISDLAIFGSGTIRGNNAQEEGGVGLNGRFGKNTKITNVWIEHANVGVWVGRDYSNIPELWNPGDGLVFSGMRIRNTYADGINFSNGTRNSTVVNSTFRNTGDDALAVWANPYVKDRAVDIGHSNTFRNNTVQLPWRANGIAIYGGYDNSIENNLVYDTMNYPGIMLATDHDPLPFSGTTLIANNGLYRTGGAFWNEDQEFGAITIFPQTHDIVGVTIRDTDIVDSTYDGIQFKNGGGNMPDVKITNVRIDQSNNGSGILAMGGARGNAILSNVTVTNSRDGDVAKEPGSQFTFTGQ